A stretch of the Neodiprion lecontei isolate iyNeoLeco1 chromosome 4, iyNeoLeco1.1, whole genome shotgun sequence genome encodes the following:
- the LOC107224328 gene encoding uncharacterized protein LOC107224328: MNEVRQVWTSIRSSKSSRSSMTETVDPRTTWYDLPSPTIVHSRDFVESKMEPQVITNRLDVLPKDAEVRIVEEVVYQNNVEAALNSLSKVCAEPLKADGIEFQEVSGAEKSTGGERRRHSSSVELTATTSLKVDDDGMPRISFSFLGADETASRTPDVIVTRSTEEVVNPETPETDDDPVTQDELYDFPKSTASAETPREALKVQSTNGKEKSPKRILEDESADVQESVVQEEWYDVPKSVKAATVASKDEDHKPNTDSSSTSNRILEESEVDTQASGTRDSVLSNCGSSSDLESVDGPPEAQRGIRERRMKKQKRRIGKAWGKMRSWLKEEKTKLGDVVTRHAKLQAVGAMGQDGPELERLQGQTGSYDLTRQRKFEAGSMPRVEEFGLSSVSEEGQASETDVEGSSPSRLDRSPEEDSRGSPIEPDKKIGGESSPSGEGTGRSGGVKLTIPSPFHLGKKTKSTENILIGTRLKFVPVSFSMDKLCSDGENEENNTAAACNESDVSKDQNVAAGTGSGGKAPGLIRRRMLGSIRGLMASTHLLQAHEIEEGGQGGFEDVRRYVKQGGDFCKELAAILHERAELEATYAKGLSKLGGKLTKACSRDQGGNSAGGVNEAWRCIGEEMDAAAEAHRVWGIALGEQLAKPLRVGVAEAQGRSRKVIENSVDKSAKSLQEWRNVAAKSKKQSFACARENERLQDLARIQSMSQGQQNNNKSSNHQMTEKEANKLETRRRKSEDASRRADTEFYTISVRAERARLEYESTIRKGAKQMELLEEERLSALKDLANVYLAHLHALSPRLQQSAERLDAPIHSCNVLQDVEILRNLTRRIDNNESTNAEQLLPDFYAEHVTLAMNRERRKQALVRVLHLIRQDLDREKRGREGLETLHRAFITTPAFAADESTQNVTEKLHHMRSMLTYLEAARYKVGGALSEIEGGKRGKHPLAQHILVSRDRQGLQQSVLKVPNWVRNESLEQLQENNQDELDNHLSKDRETDNRDWADRTAGDGNSENPPDEEDFSDFDEFSNHSEDNNNQDIESTNITVKNNRTEQCRAMYQYAANLNDELSLIPGDLITIHEKQADGWWVGECRGRTGIFPATYVQVIH, translated from the exons ATGAACGAAGTTCGACAAGTTTGGACGTCGATTAGATCCTCGAAATCGTCAAGATCGTCGATGACGGAGACCGTAGACCCGCGTACAACCTGGTACGACTTACCGTCTCCCACGATTGTTCACAGCCGGGATTTTGTCGAGTCGAAAATGGAGCCACAGGTGATAACGAATCGCCTCGACGTGCTGCCGAAGGACGCGGAGGTGCGGATCGTGGAGGAGGTAGTTTATCAGAACAACGTCGAGGCGGCTTTGAACAGTCTGAGCAAGGTCTGTGCGGAGCCGTTGAAGGCGGACGGAATCGAGTTTCAAGAGGTTTCCGGGGCGGAAAAATCGACAGGTGGAGAACGCCGGAGACACAGTTCGAGCGTCGAGCTTACAGCGACGACCTCCTTGAAGGTCGACGATGACGGAATGCCGAGGATAAGCTTCAGCTTTTTGGGCGCGGACGAGACGGCCTCGAGGACTCCGGATGTGATCGTGACCCGGAGCACCGAGGAGGTCGTCAACCCGGAGACCCCGGAAACCGACGACGATCCGGTGACGCAGGACGAGCTTTACGACTTCCCGAAGAGCACTGCGAGCGCCGAAACTCCACGGGAGGCTTTAAAAGTCCAGAGTACAAATGGGAAGGAAAAATCCCCGAAAAGGATACTCGAGGACGAATCCGCGGATGTACAGGAATCGGTGGTGCAGGAAGAATGGTACGACGTTCCAAAGTCCGTCAAAGCAGCCACCGTTGCCTCGAAGGACGAGGATCACAAGCCTAACACCGACTCATCCTCGACGTCGAATCGGATCCTCGAGGAGTCCGAGGTCGACACGCAGGCGTCCGGGACGCGGGACAGCGTCCTCTCGAATTGCGGATCGTCCTCGGACCTCGAGAGCGTCGACGGTCCTCCGGAGGCGCAGCGTGGCATCCGGGAAAGACGGATGAAGAAGCAAAAACGACGGATCGGCAAGGCCTGGGGGAAGATGCGGAGCTGGTTGAAGGAGGAGAAGACGAAACTGGGCGACGTCGTGACGAGACACGCCAAGCTGCAGGCCGTTGGTGCGATGGGCCAGGACGGTCCGGAGCTCGAGCGGCTTCAGGGTCAGACCGGGTCTTACGACCTGACCAGGCAGAGAAAGTTCGAGGCCGGCTCGATGCCCAGGGTCGAGGAATTCGGGCTGTCCTCGGTATCCGAGGAGGGCCAGGCATCGGAGACCGACGTTGAGGGGTCGAGTCCGTCTCGATTGGACCGAAGTCCGGAGGAAGACTCGCGCGGATCGCCAATTGAGCCGGATAAAAAGATCGGTGGAGAATCATCGCCGTCGGGAGAGGGAACCGGGCGTAGTGGCGGCGTCAAGCTGACGATTCCGAGCCCGTTTCACCTCGGTAAAAAGACTAAAAGTACGGAGAATATTTTGATCGGGACGAGGCTGAAATTCGTACCGGTTTCGTTCAGTATGGACAAGCTTTGTTCGGACGGTGAGAATGAGGAGAATAACACCGCGGCTGCCTGCAATGAGTCGGACGTCTCAAAGGATCAGAATGTCGCTGCTGGTACCGGATCGGGAGGAAAGGCTCCGGGCCTAATCAGGCGGAGAATGCTCGGGTCAATCAGGGGGCTAATGGCGTCCACCCATCTGCTGCAAGCTCACGAAATAGAGGAG GGTGGTCAAGGCGGGTTTGAAGATGTTCGCAGATACGTTAAACAGGGCGGTGATTTCTGCAAGGAACTCGCTGCTATTCTGCACGAAAG GGCCGAATTGGAAGCAACGTATGCAAAGGGACTCAGCAAACTGGGAGGAAAATTGACGAAGGCTTGCTCCAGGGACCAAG GTGGCAACAGTGCAGGGGGTGTAAACGAGGCTTGGAGATGCATCGGGGAAGAAATGGATGCAGCTGCCGAAGCCCACAGGGTATGGGGAATAGCGCTTGGAGAACAACTGGCGAAACCATTGAGG GTGGGAGTTGCGGAAGCTCAAGGGCGATCTAGAAAGgtgattgaaaattctgtGGACAAGTCGGCGAAGTCTTTACAGGAGTGGAGGAACGTGGCGGCGAAAAGTAAAAAGCAAAGTTTTGCCTGCGCGAGAGAGAACGAGCGTCTTCAGGACCTCGCGCGAATACAGTCTATGAGTCAAGGGCAGCAGAACAACAATAAATCGTCGAATCATCAGATGACGGAGAAAGAAGCGAACAAGCTCGAGACCAGGAGGAGAAAGTCCGAGGATGCTTCGAGGAGAGCTGACACCGAATTTTACACCATAAGCGTCAGAGCCGAAAGAGCGAGACTGGAGTACGAAAGCACGATACGAAAAGGTGCCAAACAAATGGAGCTTCTCGAGGAGGAGAGGCTGAGCGCACTGAAAGATCTAGCGAACGTCTACTTGGCTCATCTGCACGCATTGTCACCTCGGCTCCAGCAG AGCGCCGAGCGTCTTGACGCGCCGATTCACAGCTGCAACGTACTTCAGGACGTTGAAATCCTGAGGAATCTTACCCGGAGAATAGACAACAACGAATCTACGAACGCTGAACAGTTGTTGCCCGATTTTTACGCCGAACACGTTACGTTAGCGATGAACCGGGAACGGAGAAAGCAGGCTTTGGTCAGGGTGCTGCATCTGATCAGGCAAGATTTAGATCGGGAAAAACGCGGAAGGGAGGGTTTGGAAACGCTCCACAGAGCCTTCATTACAACACCAGCATTCGCTGCCGACGAAAGTACGCAGAATGTCACGGAGAAACTCCATCAC ATGCGGTCCATGCTTACGTACTTGGAAGCTGCGAGGTATAAAGTTGGGGGAGCGCTCTCGGAAATCGAAGGCGGAAAGCGGGGAAAACATCCCCTGGCACAACACATCTTAGTATCAAGAGACAGACAGGGTCTACAACAGAGTGTTCTTAAG GTTCCGAACTGGGTGAGAAACGAGTCGTTGGAACAGCTGCAAGAAAATAATCAGGACGAATTGGATAACCATTTGTCGAAGGATCGGGAAACGGACAACCGAGATTGGGCTGACCGGACAGCCGGTGATGGTAATTCGGAAAACCCGCCCGACGAAGAGGATTTCAGTGATTTTGACGAGTTCAGCAATCATTCCGAGGACAATAACAACCAAGATATCGAATCGACCAATataacggtgaaaaataacaGAACGGAACAATGCAGAGCGATGTACCAATACGCAGCTAACTTGAATGACGAATTGAGCTTGATCCCTGGGGACTTGATAACCATTCATGAAAAACAAGCTGACGGCTGGTGGGTCGGAGAATGCAGGGGTAGAACCGGAATATTCCCAGCGACGTACGTTCAAGTGATCCATTGA